A genomic segment from Glycine max cultivar Williams 82 chromosome 1, Glycine_max_v4.0, whole genome shotgun sequence encodes:
- the LOC102662220 gene encoding uncharacterized protein yields MLLLPIIVTYVSIEGHRRLDQVIPDSMLEWWDKWELRGLILLSLVSQIILTLLGDRRKRKPSKLRRALVWSSYLLEDKVETVAMGVISSNLGEYYNKGEQPKNVNPQLLAFWAPFFLMHLGGPDTITAYALEDNELWLRHFVGLLSQTSLTVYVIILSWKGDWLSHLTIPMLIIGIIKYGERTWSLYRASIKHLRDSFLRSIDSSRKSDQWQESRASSLCGRILNRVFPKKRRKNGGEDLTPIGDPTTFLRAICIFISLFVDLVMNPWDITKDREEVLEDLSMDFTDYFTLVNFELKLMYDVFYTKAFANYGVLGLVSRLITLTTTIVVLVSYPILSENEHLFEDHIITYLLLVGALISEIYAFILVAFSRWTFYYISIKGLSAFSLIPTFMLDVIIKKNEEDNFSSVMGQSNLLNLICNKNLNIKGNFFPMNKLEELPSVSHCLTSKPLETMILQHLQDKSKKGLQSNPLGAPGFRNLLFGKNVSIFTSELEFHRTIITWHIATNLFYYSNEDSMSSVVNSRKNCKEMSDYMFYLLLKQRHMLPVGAALVTLQDTVIDAVECFKRKNVVPRQDNLPETCTILLQHDIATTGDDKASKMQSASVMFHACNVAKELIAAENGIQMWKFVEELWVEILCYAGAQCRVDMHAQQLRRGPEFLSNVWLLQAHLGLLDQFQFVGSISDNSAHSPEANL; encoded by the exons ATGCTGCTGCTTCCAA TTATAGTGACTTATGTGTCCATAGAAGGACATAGAAGGCTAGATCAAGTGATCCCAGATTCGATGTTGGAATGGTGGGACAAATGGGAGCTACGAGGATTGATTTTGCTCAGCCTTGTCTCGCAAATTATATTAACACTATTGGGTGACCGTAGAAAACGTAAACCCAGTAAGTTGAGACGAGCACTTGTGTGGTCTTCCTACTTGCTAGAAGATAAGGTGGAAACTGTAGCAATGGGCGTCATCTCCAGCAATTTAGGAGAGTATTACAACAAGGGTGAACAACCAAAGAATGTTAATCCTCAGCTTCTTGCATTTTGGGCTCCTTTTTTTCTAATGCACCTTGGTGGTCCTGATACAATCACAGCCTATGCTTTAGAAGACAATGAGTTATGGCTAAGGCACTTTGTTGGTTTGTTGTCTCAAACGTCCCTGACTGTCTACGTAATTATTTTGTCTTGGAAAGGAGATTGGCTTTCACATCTTACCATTCCCATGTTAATTATTGGGATTATTAAGTATGGGGAAAGGACATGGTCTTTGTATCGAGCTAGTATCAAGCATCTTAGGGATTCTTTCCTTCGTTCAATAGATTCTTCTAGGAAGAGCGACCAATGGCAAGAATCAAGGGCTAGCTCTCTATGTGGTCGAATTCTCAATCGGGTCTTtccaaaaaagagaagaaagaatggGGGAGAAGATTTGACTCCGATTGGAGACCCAACGACTTTTCTTCGAGCCATTTGTATCTTCATAAGCCTCTTTGTTGATTTGGTCATGAACCCCTGGGACATTACTAAAGATAGAGAAGAAGTACTTGAAGATTTAAGTATGGACTTCACCGACTATTTTACCTTAGTGAATTTCGAACTTAAATTAATGTACGATGTGTTCTACACCAAGGCATTTGCAAATTATGGCGTCTTGGGTTTGGTGTCACGCTTGATCACTCTAACTACCACTATCGTTGTGCTTGTGTCATATCCTATTTTAAGTGAAAATGAGCACCTATTTGAGGATCACATCATCACATACCTCTTGCTAGTTGGAGCATTGATATCGGAAATATATGCCTTTATATTGGTTGCGTTCTCCAGATGGACATTCTACTACATTTCAATTAAAGGTCTATCGGCATTTTCTTTAATCCCAACGTTTATGCTGGATGTGATCAttaagaagaatgaagaagataATTTTTCTTCGGTAATGGGACAGTCTAACTTGTTGAATTTGATTTGCAACAAaaatttgaacataaagggTAATTTCTTCCCGATGAACAAGTTAGAAGAACTCCCAAGTGTTAGCCATTGCTTAACCTCTAAACCTTTAGAAACAATGATCCTTCAACACTTGCAGGATAAATCCAAGAAAGGCCTGCAGTCAAATCCTTTAGGCGCCCCGGGATTTAGGAATCTTTTATTTGGGAAAAATGTTTCAATTTTCACAAGTGAGCTTGAATTTCATAGAACCATTATTACTTGGCACATTGCTACAAATCTGTTTTATTACTCTAACGAGGACTCGATGAGTTCTGTAGTGAATTCAAGGAAGAACTGCAAAGAGATGTCTGATTATATGTTTTACCTCTTGCTCAAGCAACGTCACATGTTGCCAGTAGGAGCAGCGTTGGTAACTCTTCAAGACACTGTCATTGATGCCGTGGAATGTTTCAAACGCAAGAATGTTGTTCCGCGACAAGACAATTTACCTGAAACTTGTACGATATTACTTCAACATGACATAGCTACAACAGGAGATGATAAAGCCTCAAAGATGCAAAGTGCATCTGTTATGTTTCATGCTTGTAATGTAGCAAAAGAACTCATTGCTGCAGAAAATGGAATCCAAATGTGGAAATTTGTTGAAGAATTGTGGGTTGAGATTTTGTGCTATGCTGGTGCTCAATGTAGAGTAGATATGCATGCTCAACAACTTAGAAGAGGCCCTGAATTTCTCTCTAATGTCTGGCTCCTTCAAGCTCATCTTGGTTTGTTAGATCAATTTCAATTTGTAGGATCAATTTCAGATAACAGTGCTCACAGCCCTGAGGCAAATTTGTAA
- the LOC100305924 gene encoding uncharacterized protein LOC100305924 has protein sequence MEGLIPFVYKAIMQYKNGKQGPIGSWLCESPSYSYMKLPGDSGRFHTSASSLIGSDYGFSASSPSSMLATSSTQIIVSSSVQSPHRCVNSPRVPT, from the coding sequence ATGGAGGGTCTAATTCCATTTGTGTACAAAGCTATAATGCAGTACAAGAATGGGAAACAAGGGCCTATCGGTTCATGGCTTTGTGAGTCACCTTCTTACTCATACATGAAACTTCCCGGTGACTCGGGTCGGTTTCATACCTCTGCTTCTTCTCTGATTGGGTCAGATTATGGTTTTTCAGCTTCTTCACCATCTTCTATGCTTGCTACTTCTTCAACCCAAATCATAGTCTCTTCCAGTGTTCAATCGCCGCACCGTTGCGTGAATTCACCAAGAGTTCCAACATGA